The Caballeronia sp. SL2Y3 genome includes a window with the following:
- a CDS encoding short chain dehydrogenase, translated as MRVLIVGATGLLGTEIARILAPEHDVITASRKGSDVAVDLSDQASIAAMYSKVGNVGGVLCVGGTAKFAPLDSLSDDDFAFSLANKLMGQVNLVRCAIGHVDAGGCITLTSGTLAQQPMIGSAAVSIVNAGVEGFARAAALELQGTMRVNVVSPGWVAETLQSMGKDPSGGIPAADVARAYKRTIDEAMTGQVLLVAKG; from the coding sequence ATGCGAGTCTTGATCGTGGGCGCGACGGGATTGCTGGGCACCGAGATCGCGCGGATTCTGGCGCCCGAGCACGATGTGATAACGGCGAGCCGCAAGGGCTCGGATGTCGCTGTGGATTTGTCCGACCAGGCGAGCATCGCGGCGATGTACTCGAAGGTCGGCAACGTGGGCGGGGTGCTATGCGTCGGCGGGACGGCGAAGTTTGCGCCGCTCGACTCGCTCTCCGACGACGACTTCGCGTTTAGTCTCGCCAACAAGCTGATGGGACAGGTCAACCTCGTGCGTTGCGCGATCGGCCATGTGGACGCGGGCGGCTGCATCACGCTGACGAGCGGCACGCTCGCTCAACAGCCGATGATCGGCAGCGCGGCCGTGAGTATCGTCAACGCGGGCGTTGAAGGATTCGCGCGTGCGGCGGCGCTCGAGTTGCAGGGCACGATGCGCGTCAACGTGGTGAGTCCGGGATGGGTTGCCGAGACGCTTCAGTCGATGGGCAAGGACCCCTCCGGCGGCATTCCGGCCGCAGATGTGGCGCGGGCATACAAGCGCACGATCGACGAAGCGATGACCGGACAAGTGCTGCTCGTCGCCAAAGGATGA
- a CDS encoding LysR family transcriptional regulator, whose product MDALTSLRVFREVVEAGSFVKAAERLDISTAMTSKHVANLERQLGVRLLNRTTRHLSLTEAGSVYYEQSREALDILQAAEAAVGAQTAEPKGVLKVTAPGWFANRRFADLLVAYQARYPGVLVDLRLENRFVDLVEEGYDMALRATSEPSPSLIVRPLCTMPFVLAGSRAYLERHGEPRHPDDLARHRMVLPTYTNIESVTLSGPDGAVIVRNQAVLKTNDTSMALQLVKAGIGLAYFPLWIVEAELESGALVRVLPDYAAFAPAVYAVYTSRKYMTTKVRTFIDFLSGALADRPN is encoded by the coding sequence ATGGATGCGCTCACCAGCCTGCGCGTGTTTCGCGAAGTGGTCGAAGCCGGCAGCTTCGTGAAGGCAGCCGAGCGCCTCGACATTTCGACGGCCATGACGAGCAAGCATGTCGCGAATCTCGAACGTCAACTCGGCGTGCGGCTGCTGAACCGCACGACACGGCACCTGAGCCTGACCGAAGCAGGCAGCGTGTACTACGAGCAGTCCCGCGAGGCGCTCGACATATTGCAGGCAGCCGAGGCGGCGGTCGGCGCACAGACCGCCGAGCCGAAGGGCGTGCTGAAGGTGACGGCACCGGGCTGGTTCGCGAATCGCCGGTTCGCGGATCTGCTCGTCGCGTATCAGGCGCGCTATCCCGGCGTGCTGGTCGACTTGCGGCTGGAGAACCGCTTCGTCGATTTGGTCGAAGAAGGCTACGACATGGCATTGCGCGCGACGTCGGAGCCGTCGCCTTCGCTGATCGTGCGGCCGCTCTGCACGATGCCGTTCGTGCTGGCCGGCTCGCGCGCTTATCTCGAACGTCACGGCGAGCCTCGCCATCCCGACGATCTCGCGCGGCATCGCATGGTTCTGCCGACTTATACGAACATCGAGTCCGTGACGCTTTCCGGCCCGGACGGCGCTGTCATCGTCAGAAATCAAGCCGTGTTGAAAACAAACGACACTTCGATGGCGCTACAACTGGTGAAAGCCGGCATCGGGCTCGCGTATTTCCCGCTGTGGATCGTCGAAGCGGAGTTGGAATCGGGCGCGCTCGTGCGCGTGCTGCCGGACTACGCGGCCTTTGCGCCAGCCGTCTACGCCGTGTACACGAGCCGCAAATACATGACGACGAAGGTGCGCACGTTCATCGACTTTCTCTCCGGGGCGCTGGCGGATCGGCCAAACTGA